From one Primulina huaijiensis isolate GDHJ02 unplaced genomic scaffold, ASM1229523v2 scaffold10763, whole genome shotgun sequence genomic stretch:
- the LOC140965517 gene encoding uncharacterized protein isoform X2 — protein MISSMDLNASPEPEDEEVFPEPQLKEDYAQEHVGYNEQVEHGETAVQLLRREREERIQRLRRQRPDDRPSYGSQPYQRDDGYQVKKQRPNDKLPPGWLDCPAVGQEICGLIPSKVPLGESFNDYIYPGKRYSYRQVIHQQRVLGRKLGLVIDLTNSSRYYNLNDWKKEGIKHVKIACKGRDSVPENEAVNKFVYEVSQFIARQKQPKKHILVHCTHGHNRTGFMIVHYLMRSRPISVTQAIRIFSDARPPGIYKKDYIDALYNFYHEKKPDMVVCPPTPEWKRSSDFDLNGDAIPDDDDDDGNSAAPLDENQETQLILTNDDILGDKIPGDQETMLRQFCYQFLKLSGGVRGPQHFPGSHPVSLSRDNLQLLRQRYYYATWKADGTRYMMLITMDGCYLIDRNFNFRRLQMRFPCKHTNEKMTERFYHHFTLLDGEMVIDTMPDSQRQERRYLIYDMMAINQVSLVERPFYERWKMLEKEVIEPRNIERQHIYQSPNPYYRYDLEPFRVRRKDFWLLSTVTKLLKGFIPKLSHAADGLIFQGWDDPYVTRTHEGLLKWKYPEMNSVDFLFEVVENNQSLFLNERGKKKLMEGYRVVFPDGSDASTYSGKIIECSYNSEEEVWVCMRVRTDKGTPNEFNTYKKVMRSIKDNITEDDLLNEINEIICLPMYADRIQIESKAQRRLK, from the exons GAACGCGAGGAAAGGATTCAACGTCTTCGAAGGCAGCGCCCTGATGATAGACCTTCCTATGGATCTCAGCCATATCAGAGAGATGATGGGTATCAAGTGAAGAAGCAGAGACCTAATGATAAACTCCCTCCAG GTTGGTTGGACTGCCCTGCGGTTGGACAGGAAATATGCGGTTTGATcccttcaaaagttccattaggTGAATCATTCAATGACTATATTTATCCTGGTAAAAGATACTCCTACAGGCAAGTTATTCATCAACAGAGAGTTTTAGGGAGAAAG CTTGGCTTGGTAATTGATCTTACAAATTCAAGTAGGTATTATAATTTGAACGATTGGAAGAAAGAAGGTATTAAGCATGTCAAG atTGCTTGCAAGGGGCGTGATTCTGTGCCAGAGAATGAGGCTGTAAATAAGTTTGTTTATGAG GTTTCCCAATTTATTGCAAGGCAAAAGCAGCCAAAAAAACATATTCTCGTTCATTGCACACATGGGCATAATCGTACTGGATTTATGATTGTTCACTACCTTATGCGGTCACGGCCTATATCCGTCACTCAG GCAATCAGAATTTTTTCTGATGCACGCCCACCGGGTATATACAAAAAAGACTATATTGATGCATTGTACAATTTTTATCACGAGAAAAAGCCGGATATGGTTGTTTGCCCTCCAACTCCAGAGTGGAAAAGATCTTCTGATTTTGATCTGAATGGTGATGCAATTCCAGATGATGACGATGATGATGGAAATTCTGCAGCCCCTTTAgat GAGAATCAGGAGACACAGTTGATTCTGACGAACGATGATATTTTGGGAGATAAAATTCCTGGTGACCAAGAAACAATGCTGAGGCAATTCTGCTATCAGTTTTTGAAGTTGTCTGGAGGG GTTAGAGGACCTCAGCATTTCCCTGGATCACATCCAGTTTCTCTTAGCAG GGACAATTTGCAATTGCTAAGGCAACGTTACTATTATGCAACTTGGAAAGCTGACGGAACGCGATATATGATGTTAATCACTATGGATGGTTGTTACTTGATTgatcgaaattttaattttcggaGGCTCCAGATGCGATTTCCCTGCAAACACACTAATGAA AAGATGACAGAGAGATTCTATCATCATTTCACATTACTTGATGGAGAGATGGTAATTGATACCATGCCTGATTCGCAGCGGCAAGAAAGAAGATACCTCATCTATGACATGATGGCAATTAACCAGGTTTCTCTTGTAGAG CGGCCCTTTTATGAACGTTGGAAAATGCTTGAAAAGGAAGTGATTGAACCTCGGAATATCGAAAGACAACATATATATCAGAGCCCAAATCCTTACTACAGATATGACCTGGAACCTTTCAGG GTAAGGAGAAAAGATTTTTGGTTGCTGTCTACCGTAACAAAACTTTTGAAGGGATTTATTCCAAAGCTTTCTCATGCAGCAGATGGTCTTATTTTTCAG GGTTGGGATGATCCTTATGTCACTCGAACACATGAAGGTCTTTTAAAGTGGAAATACCCAGAAATGAATTCTGTGGATTTTCTATTTGAG GTGGTTGAGAATAACCAGTCACTTTTTCTAAATGAGCGAGGGAAGAAGAAATTAATGGAAGGGTACAGGGTTGTTTTCCCTG ATGGGTCTGATGCCTCTACGTATTCGGGTAAGATCATTGAGTGTTCATATAATTCAGAGGAAGAAGTATGGGTGTGTATGCGGGTCAGGACTGATAAAGGAACTCCTAATGAATTCAACACTTACAAGAAG GTCATGAGAAGTATAAAAGACAATATCACGGAAGACGACTTGTTAAACGAGATCAATGAGATTATCTGCCTGCCTATGTATGCAGATAGAATACAGATTGAAAGCAAAGCCCAGCGTCGTCTAAAGTAG
- the LOC140965517 gene encoding uncharacterized protein isoform X3, with translation MISSMDLNASPEPEDEEVFPEPQLKEDYAQEHVGYNEQVEHGETAVQLLRREREERIQRLRRQRPDDRPSYGSQPYQRDDGYQVKKQRPNDKLPPGWLDCPAVGQEICGLIPSKVPLGESFNDYIYPGKRYSYRQVIHQQRVLGRKLGLVIDLTNSSRYYNLNDWKKEGIKHVKIACKGRDSVPENEAVNKFVYEVSQFIARQKQPKKHILVHCTHGHNRTGFMIVHYLMRSRPISVTQAIRIFSDARPPGIYKKDYIDALYNFYHEKKPDMVVCPPTPEWKRSSDFDLNGDAIPDDDDDDGNSAAPLDENQETQLILTNDDILGDKIPGDQETMLRQFCYQFLKLSGGVRGPQHFPGSHPVSLSRDNLQLLRQRYYYATWKADGTRYMMLITMDGCYLIDRNFNFRRLQMRFPCKHTNEMTERFYHHFTLLDGEMVIDTMPDSQRQERRYLIYDMMAINQVSLVERPFYERWKMLEKEVIEPRNIERQHIYQSPNPYYRYDLEPFRVRRKDFWLLSTVTKLLKGFIPKLSHAADGLIFQGWDDPYVTRTHEGLLKWKYPEMNSVDFLFEVVENNQSLFLNERGKKKLMEGYRVVFPDGSDASTYSGKIIECSYNSEEEVWVCMRVRTDKGTPNEFNTYKKVMRSIKDNITEDDLLNEINEIICLPMYADRIQIESKAQRRLK, from the exons GAACGCGAGGAAAGGATTCAACGTCTTCGAAGGCAGCGCCCTGATGATAGACCTTCCTATGGATCTCAGCCATATCAGAGAGATGATGGGTATCAAGTGAAGAAGCAGAGACCTAATGATAAACTCCCTCCAG GTTGGTTGGACTGCCCTGCGGTTGGACAGGAAATATGCGGTTTGATcccttcaaaagttccattaggTGAATCATTCAATGACTATATTTATCCTGGTAAAAGATACTCCTACAGGCAAGTTATTCATCAACAGAGAGTTTTAGGGAGAAAG CTTGGCTTGGTAATTGATCTTACAAATTCAAGTAGGTATTATAATTTGAACGATTGGAAGAAAGAAGGTATTAAGCATGTCAAG atTGCTTGCAAGGGGCGTGATTCTGTGCCAGAGAATGAGGCTGTAAATAAGTTTGTTTATGAG GTTTCCCAATTTATTGCAAGGCAAAAGCAGCCAAAAAAACATATTCTCGTTCATTGCACACATGGGCATAATCGTACTGGATTTATGATTGTTCACTACCTTATGCGGTCACGGCCTATATCCGTCACTCAG GCAATCAGAATTTTTTCTGATGCACGCCCACCGGGTATATACAAAAAAGACTATATTGATGCATTGTACAATTTTTATCACGAGAAAAAGCCGGATATGGTTGTTTGCCCTCCAACTCCAGAGTGGAAAAGATCTTCTGATTTTGATCTGAATGGTGATGCAATTCCAGATGATGACGATGATGATGGAAATTCTGCAGCCCCTTTAgat GAGAATCAGGAGACACAGTTGATTCTGACGAACGATGATATTTTGGGAGATAAAATTCCTGGTGACCAAGAAACAATGCTGAGGCAATTCTGCTATCAGTTTTTGAAGTTGTCTGGAGGG GTTAGAGGACCTCAGCATTTCCCTGGATCACATCCAGTTTCTCTTAGCAG GGACAATTTGCAATTGCTAAGGCAACGTTACTATTATGCAACTTGGAAAGCTGACGGAACGCGATATATGATGTTAATCACTATGGATGGTTGTTACTTGATTgatcgaaattttaattttcggaGGCTCCAGATGCGATTTCCCTGCAAACACACTAATGAA ATGACAGAGAGATTCTATCATCATTTCACATTACTTGATGGAGAGATGGTAATTGATACCATGCCTGATTCGCAGCGGCAAGAAAGAAGATACCTCATCTATGACATGATGGCAATTAACCAGGTTTCTCTTGTAGAG CGGCCCTTTTATGAACGTTGGAAAATGCTTGAAAAGGAAGTGATTGAACCTCGGAATATCGAAAGACAACATATATATCAGAGCCCAAATCCTTACTACAGATATGACCTGGAACCTTTCAGG GTAAGGAGAAAAGATTTTTGGTTGCTGTCTACCGTAACAAAACTTTTGAAGGGATTTATTCCAAAGCTTTCTCATGCAGCAGATGGTCTTATTTTTCAG GGTTGGGATGATCCTTATGTCACTCGAACACATGAAGGTCTTTTAAAGTGGAAATACCCAGAAATGAATTCTGTGGATTTTCTATTTGAG GTGGTTGAGAATAACCAGTCACTTTTTCTAAATGAGCGAGGGAAGAAGAAATTAATGGAAGGGTACAGGGTTGTTTTCCCTG ATGGGTCTGATGCCTCTACGTATTCGGGTAAGATCATTGAGTGTTCATATAATTCAGAGGAAGAAGTATGGGTGTGTATGCGGGTCAGGACTGATAAAGGAACTCCTAATGAATTCAACACTTACAAGAAG GTCATGAGAAGTATAAAAGACAATATCACGGAAGACGACTTGTTAAACGAGATCAATGAGATTATCTGCCTGCCTATGTATGCAGATAGAATACAGATTGAAAGCAAAGCCCAGCGTCGTCTAAAGTAG
- the LOC140965517 gene encoding uncharacterized protein isoform X4: MDLNASPEPEDEEVFPEPQLKEDYAQEHVGYNEQVEHGETAVQLLRREREERIQRLRRQRPDDRPSYGSQPYQRDDGYQVKKQRPNDKLPPGWLDCPAVGQEICGLIPSKVPLGESFNDYIYPGKRYSYRQVIHQQRVLGRKLGLVIDLTNSSRYYNLNDWKKEGIKHVKIACKGRDSVPENEAVNKFVYEVSQFIARQKQPKKHILVHCTHGHNRTGFMIVHYLMRSRPISVTQAIRIFSDARPPGIYKKDYIDALYNFYHEKKPDMVVCPPTPEWKRSSDFDLNGDAIPDDDDDDGNSAAPLDENQETQLILTNDDILGDKIPGDQETMLRQFCYQFLKLSGGVRGPQHFPGSHPVSLSRDNLQLLRQRYYYATWKADGTRYMMLITMDGCYLIDRNFNFRRLQMRFPCKHTNEKKMTERFYHHFTLLDGEMVIDTMPDSQRQERRYLIYDMMAINQVSLVERPFYERWKMLEKEVIEPRNIERQHIYQSPNPYYRYDLEPFRVRRKDFWLLSTVTKLLKGFIPKLSHAADGLIFQGWDDPYVTRTHEGLLKWKYPEMNSVDFLFEVVENNQSLFLNERGKKKLMEGYRVVFPDGSDASTYSGKIIECSYNSEEEVWVCMRVRTDKGTPNEFNTYKKVMRSIKDNITEDDLLNEINEIICLPMYADRIQIESKAQRRLK, translated from the exons GAACGCGAGGAAAGGATTCAACGTCTTCGAAGGCAGCGCCCTGATGATAGACCTTCCTATGGATCTCAGCCATATCAGAGAGATGATGGGTATCAAGTGAAGAAGCAGAGACCTAATGATAAACTCCCTCCAG GTTGGTTGGACTGCCCTGCGGTTGGACAGGAAATATGCGGTTTGATcccttcaaaagttccattaggTGAATCATTCAATGACTATATTTATCCTGGTAAAAGATACTCCTACAGGCAAGTTATTCATCAACAGAGAGTTTTAGGGAGAAAG CTTGGCTTGGTAATTGATCTTACAAATTCAAGTAGGTATTATAATTTGAACGATTGGAAGAAAGAAGGTATTAAGCATGTCAAG atTGCTTGCAAGGGGCGTGATTCTGTGCCAGAGAATGAGGCTGTAAATAAGTTTGTTTATGAG GTTTCCCAATTTATTGCAAGGCAAAAGCAGCCAAAAAAACATATTCTCGTTCATTGCACACATGGGCATAATCGTACTGGATTTATGATTGTTCACTACCTTATGCGGTCACGGCCTATATCCGTCACTCAG GCAATCAGAATTTTTTCTGATGCACGCCCACCGGGTATATACAAAAAAGACTATATTGATGCATTGTACAATTTTTATCACGAGAAAAAGCCGGATATGGTTGTTTGCCCTCCAACTCCAGAGTGGAAAAGATCTTCTGATTTTGATCTGAATGGTGATGCAATTCCAGATGATGACGATGATGATGGAAATTCTGCAGCCCCTTTAgat GAGAATCAGGAGACACAGTTGATTCTGACGAACGATGATATTTTGGGAGATAAAATTCCTGGTGACCAAGAAACAATGCTGAGGCAATTCTGCTATCAGTTTTTGAAGTTGTCTGGAGGG GTTAGAGGACCTCAGCATTTCCCTGGATCACATCCAGTTTCTCTTAGCAG GGACAATTTGCAATTGCTAAGGCAACGTTACTATTATGCAACTTGGAAAGCTGACGGAACGCGATATATGATGTTAATCACTATGGATGGTTGTTACTTGATTgatcgaaattttaattttcggaGGCTCCAGATGCGATTTCCCTGCAAACACACTAATGAA aaGAAGATGACAGAGAGATTCTATCATCATTTCACATTACTTGATGGAGAGATGGTAATTGATACCATGCCTGATTCGCAGCGGCAAGAAAGAAGATACCTCATCTATGACATGATGGCAATTAACCAGGTTTCTCTTGTAGAG CGGCCCTTTTATGAACGTTGGAAAATGCTTGAAAAGGAAGTGATTGAACCTCGGAATATCGAAAGACAACATATATATCAGAGCCCAAATCCTTACTACAGATATGACCTGGAACCTTTCAGG GTAAGGAGAAAAGATTTTTGGTTGCTGTCTACCGTAACAAAACTTTTGAAGGGATTTATTCCAAAGCTTTCTCATGCAGCAGATGGTCTTATTTTTCAG GGTTGGGATGATCCTTATGTCACTCGAACACATGAAGGTCTTTTAAAGTGGAAATACCCAGAAATGAATTCTGTGGATTTTCTATTTGAG GTGGTTGAGAATAACCAGTCACTTTTTCTAAATGAGCGAGGGAAGAAGAAATTAATGGAAGGGTACAGGGTTGTTTTCCCTG ATGGGTCTGATGCCTCTACGTATTCGGGTAAGATCATTGAGTGTTCATATAATTCAGAGGAAGAAGTATGGGTGTGTATGCGGGTCAGGACTGATAAAGGAACTCCTAATGAATTCAACACTTACAAGAAG GTCATGAGAAGTATAAAAGACAATATCACGGAAGACGACTTGTTAAACGAGATCAATGAGATTATCTGCCTGCCTATGTATGCAGATAGAATACAGATTGAAAGCAAAGCCCAGCGTCGTCTAAAGTAG
- the LOC140965517 gene encoding uncharacterized protein isoform X1, which yields MISSMDLNASPEPEDEEVFPEPQLKEDYAQEHVGYNEQVEHGETAVQLLRREREERIQRLRRQRPDDRPSYGSQPYQRDDGYQVKKQRPNDKLPPGWLDCPAVGQEICGLIPSKVPLGESFNDYIYPGKRYSYRQVIHQQRVLGRKLGLVIDLTNSSRYYNLNDWKKEGIKHVKIACKGRDSVPENEAVNKFVYEVSQFIARQKQPKKHILVHCTHGHNRTGFMIVHYLMRSRPISVTQAIRIFSDARPPGIYKKDYIDALYNFYHEKKPDMVVCPPTPEWKRSSDFDLNGDAIPDDDDDDGNSAAPLDENQETQLILTNDDILGDKIPGDQETMLRQFCYQFLKLSGGVRGPQHFPGSHPVSLSRDNLQLLRQRYYYATWKADGTRYMMLITMDGCYLIDRNFNFRRLQMRFPCKHTNEKKMTERFYHHFTLLDGEMVIDTMPDSQRQERRYLIYDMMAINQVSLVERPFYERWKMLEKEVIEPRNIERQHIYQSPNPYYRYDLEPFRVRRKDFWLLSTVTKLLKGFIPKLSHAADGLIFQGWDDPYVTRTHEGLLKWKYPEMNSVDFLFEVVENNQSLFLNERGKKKLMEGYRVVFPDGSDASTYSGKIIECSYNSEEEVWVCMRVRTDKGTPNEFNTYKKVMRSIKDNITEDDLLNEINEIICLPMYADRIQIESKAQRRLK from the exons GAACGCGAGGAAAGGATTCAACGTCTTCGAAGGCAGCGCCCTGATGATAGACCTTCCTATGGATCTCAGCCATATCAGAGAGATGATGGGTATCAAGTGAAGAAGCAGAGACCTAATGATAAACTCCCTCCAG GTTGGTTGGACTGCCCTGCGGTTGGACAGGAAATATGCGGTTTGATcccttcaaaagttccattaggTGAATCATTCAATGACTATATTTATCCTGGTAAAAGATACTCCTACAGGCAAGTTATTCATCAACAGAGAGTTTTAGGGAGAAAG CTTGGCTTGGTAATTGATCTTACAAATTCAAGTAGGTATTATAATTTGAACGATTGGAAGAAAGAAGGTATTAAGCATGTCAAG atTGCTTGCAAGGGGCGTGATTCTGTGCCAGAGAATGAGGCTGTAAATAAGTTTGTTTATGAG GTTTCCCAATTTATTGCAAGGCAAAAGCAGCCAAAAAAACATATTCTCGTTCATTGCACACATGGGCATAATCGTACTGGATTTATGATTGTTCACTACCTTATGCGGTCACGGCCTATATCCGTCACTCAG GCAATCAGAATTTTTTCTGATGCACGCCCACCGGGTATATACAAAAAAGACTATATTGATGCATTGTACAATTTTTATCACGAGAAAAAGCCGGATATGGTTGTTTGCCCTCCAACTCCAGAGTGGAAAAGATCTTCTGATTTTGATCTGAATGGTGATGCAATTCCAGATGATGACGATGATGATGGAAATTCTGCAGCCCCTTTAgat GAGAATCAGGAGACACAGTTGATTCTGACGAACGATGATATTTTGGGAGATAAAATTCCTGGTGACCAAGAAACAATGCTGAGGCAATTCTGCTATCAGTTTTTGAAGTTGTCTGGAGGG GTTAGAGGACCTCAGCATTTCCCTGGATCACATCCAGTTTCTCTTAGCAG GGACAATTTGCAATTGCTAAGGCAACGTTACTATTATGCAACTTGGAAAGCTGACGGAACGCGATATATGATGTTAATCACTATGGATGGTTGTTACTTGATTgatcgaaattttaattttcggaGGCTCCAGATGCGATTTCCCTGCAAACACACTAATGAA aaGAAGATGACAGAGAGATTCTATCATCATTTCACATTACTTGATGGAGAGATGGTAATTGATACCATGCCTGATTCGCAGCGGCAAGAAAGAAGATACCTCATCTATGACATGATGGCAATTAACCAGGTTTCTCTTGTAGAG CGGCCCTTTTATGAACGTTGGAAAATGCTTGAAAAGGAAGTGATTGAACCTCGGAATATCGAAAGACAACATATATATCAGAGCCCAAATCCTTACTACAGATATGACCTGGAACCTTTCAGG GTAAGGAGAAAAGATTTTTGGTTGCTGTCTACCGTAACAAAACTTTTGAAGGGATTTATTCCAAAGCTTTCTCATGCAGCAGATGGTCTTATTTTTCAG GGTTGGGATGATCCTTATGTCACTCGAACACATGAAGGTCTTTTAAAGTGGAAATACCCAGAAATGAATTCTGTGGATTTTCTATTTGAG GTGGTTGAGAATAACCAGTCACTTTTTCTAAATGAGCGAGGGAAGAAGAAATTAATGGAAGGGTACAGGGTTGTTTTCCCTG ATGGGTCTGATGCCTCTACGTATTCGGGTAAGATCATTGAGTGTTCATATAATTCAGAGGAAGAAGTATGGGTGTGTATGCGGGTCAGGACTGATAAAGGAACTCCTAATGAATTCAACACTTACAAGAAG GTCATGAGAAGTATAAAAGACAATATCACGGAAGACGACTTGTTAAACGAGATCAATGAGATTATCTGCCTGCCTATGTATGCAGATAGAATACAGATTGAAAGCAAAGCCCAGCGTCGTCTAAAGTAG